One Catillopecten margaritatus gill symbiont DNA window includes the following coding sequences:
- the polA gene encoding DNA polymerase I, with the protein MPHKLILLDGSAFLFRAYFSTISQNLTNDAGFPTGAMFGVINAIKQLQRKYPDAKMIAIFDAKGKNHRHEIYPEYKAHRKPAEDDLVVQIEPLYDIIRAMGFHFMCVPGVEADDVIATLARVADEHKMKTVIASGDKDLMQLVSDNITQLDMKGQLYDRQAVIEKMGVAPEHILDLLALTGDSADNIPGVPSVGPKTAVKWLAQFESIEGVKENAEQIGGKVGEKLRDNFDKLDLSYQLVQLKFDVELPCNILDNEPGSDDVKLAGLYQQYGFGRWAKELGVAPEPMATPTTEMSETTTEAVEKPSADWLNEYTQSVILEQAGFDNLARRLESSKNFVFDLETTSLDYMNAKIVGWVFLVDKDSFYIPVSHDYLDAPPQLNFDTVLSTLKPILENQSIGKIGQNLKYDSHILANHGVELTGISDDTMLKSYCLNSVATRHNMDDLSEHYLSHKTIHFTDVAGKGKKQLTFNQIDLETAAPYACEDVIVTHKLNEVLAQELVKFPNLYKLYLKIELPLIPVLVRMERNGVELDSQALATQQIDIVKQMADIQTQIFELTDKEFNLESPKQVGEVLFSEEGLNLEAKKKTPKGVPSTNEEALKLLDHPVVDLILNYRTLTKLNSTYLEALPKQVDLHTKRLHTSYHQALTATGRLSSSNPNLQNIPIKSEQGARIRGAFIAREGFVVVAADYSQIELRIMAHIAQDAHLLDAFNNDQDVHSATASMMFGVPLAEVTKDHRRKAKAINFGLIYGMSAFGLAKQIDISRTEAKQYIEAYFENYPGVAQYMDSTKETAKAQGFVETIMGRRLYLPQINAKNKMLQQHALRTAINAPMQGSSADIIKKAMLDVNDWIGEHNPDIKMIMQVHDELVFEIKADKADEFSQKIKDLMENAYSLDIPLKVDADTGRSWQDAH; encoded by the coding sequence ATGCCACACAAACTTATCTTACTCGACGGTTCAGCCTTTTTATTCAGGGCTTATTTTTCTACAATTTCTCAAAATCTCACTAATGATGCGGGTTTCCCTACGGGGGCAATGTTTGGTGTGATTAATGCAATAAAGCAATTGCAACGCAAATATCCTGATGCGAAAATGATTGCGATTTTTGATGCCAAAGGTAAAAATCATCGCCATGAGATTTACCCAGAATATAAGGCACATCGCAAACCTGCCGAAGATGATTTAGTAGTGCAAATTGAGCCTTTATACGATATCATTCGGGCAATGGGTTTTCATTTTATGTGTGTCCCTGGCGTAGAAGCCGATGATGTCATCGCAACTTTGGCAAGGGTTGCTGATGAACACAAAATGAAAACTGTTATTGCCAGTGGTGATAAAGATTTGATGCAATTGGTCAGTGACAACATCACTCAATTAGACATGAAAGGGCAGTTATACGACCGCCAAGCGGTGATTGAAAAAATGGGCGTTGCTCCAGAGCACATTTTGGATTTACTGGCACTCACGGGTGATAGTGCTGATAATATTCCTGGAGTGCCGAGTGTTGGACCAAAGACGGCAGTGAAATGGTTGGCACAATTTGAATCCATCGAAGGCGTGAAAGAAAATGCCGAACAAATCGGTGGCAAAGTCGGTGAAAAACTGCGTGATAATTTTGATAAATTAGATTTGTCTTATCAATTGGTGCAACTCAAATTTGATGTTGAATTACCGTGCAATATTTTGGATAATGAGCCCGGATCCGATGATGTAAAACTTGCTGGCCTTTATCAACAATACGGCTTTGGCAGATGGGCAAAAGAGTTGGGTGTTGCTCCTGAGCCGATGGCGACACCGACTACCGAGATGTCAGAAACCACTACCGAAGCAGTGGAAAAGCCCAGTGCCGATTGGTTGAATGAATACACGCAAAGTGTTATTTTAGAGCAAGCAGGTTTTGATAATTTGGCAAGGCGTTTAGAATCCAGTAAAAATTTCGTCTTCGATTTAGAAACCACTTCGCTTGATTATATGAATGCCAAAATCGTCGGATGGGTATTTTTAGTCGATAAAGACAGTTTTTACATCCCTGTTAGCCATGATTATTTGGACGCACCGCCACAGTTAAATTTTGACACCGTGCTCAGCACACTCAAGCCGATTTTAGAAAACCAATCCATCGGTAAAATCGGGCAAAATCTCAAATACGATAGCCACATTTTAGCCAATCACGGTGTGGAATTAACAGGCATTAGCGACGACACAATGCTGAAATCCTACTGCCTAAATTCCGTTGCCACCCGTCACAATATGGATGATTTATCCGAGCATTATTTGAGCCATAAAACCATCCATTTCACCGATGTTGCTGGCAAAGGTAAAAAACAATTAACTTTTAACCAAATCGATTTAGAAACCGCTGCTCCATACGCCTGTGAAGATGTTATCGTTACCCATAAACTCAACGAAGTTTTGGCACAGGAATTGGTTAAATTTCCTAATTTATACAAACTCTACTTAAAAATAGAATTGCCGCTCATCCCCGTCTTAGTGCGAATGGAGCGCAACGGCGTAGAGTTAGATAGCCAAGCACTTGCCACCCAGCAAATCGATATTGTCAAGCAAATGGCAGACATTCAAACGCAAATATTTGAACTAACAGATAAAGAATTTAATTTGGAATCACCAAAACAAGTGGGCGAAGTTTTATTCTCAGAAGAAGGCTTAAACTTAGAAGCGAAAAAGAAAACCCCAAAAGGTGTACCGTCCACCAACGAAGAAGCCCTAAAATTATTAGACCACCCCGTGGTGGATTTAATCCTCAATTATCGCACCTTAACCAAACTCAATTCCACCTACCTTGAAGCCTTACCAAAACAAGTTGATTTACACACCAAACGCCTGCATACTTCCTACCACCAAGCACTTACGGCGACGGGCAGACTGTCTTCATCAAACCCAAATCTGCAAAATATCCCCATCAAATCTGAACAAGGCGCCCGCATCCGTGGCGCATTCATTGCCCGTGAGGGTTTTGTCGTTGTCGCAGCTGACTACTCGCAAATCGAACTCAGAATTATGGCACACATTGCACAAGATGCCCATTTATTAGACGCCTTCAACAACGACCAAGATGTCCACAGTGCCACCGCCTCAATGATGTTCGGCGTGCCACTTGCCGAAGTGACCAAAGACCACCGTCGTAAAGCCAAAGCCATCAACTTCGGCTTAATTTACGGAATGAGTGCCTTCGGACTCGCTAAACAAATCGACATTTCCCGCACCGAAGCCAAACAATACATTGAAGCCTATTTCGAAAACTACCCCGGTGTCGCTCAATATATGGATAGCACCAAAGAAACTGCCAAAGCCCAAGGCTTCGTAGAAACCATTATGGGCAGGCGTTTGTATTTACCACAAATCAACGCTAAAAACAAAATGCTCCAACAACACGCCCTACGCACCGCCATCAACGCCCCAATGCAAGGCTCCAGTGCCGACATTATCAAAAAAGCCATGCTGGATGTCAACGACTGGATAGGCGAGCACAACCCCGACATCAAAATGATTATGCAAGTCCACGATGAATTAGTCTTTGAAATCAAAGCCGATAAAGCCGACGAATTTTCCCAAAAAATAAAAGACTTGATGGAAAACGCCTATTCGTTAGACATTCCTCTTAAAGTTGATGCTGATACTGGGCGTTCTTGGCAGGATGCGCATTGA